From one Ursus arctos isolate Adak ecotype North America unplaced genomic scaffold, UrsArc2.0 scaffold_1, whole genome shotgun sequence genomic stretch:
- the ACVR2A gene encoding activin receptor type-2A, producing the protein MGAAAKLAFAVFLISCSSGAILGRSETQECIFYNANWERDRTNRTGVEPCYGDKDKRRHCFATWKNISGSIEIVKQGCWLDDINCYDRTDCIEKKDSPEVYFCCCEGNMCNERFSYFPEMEVTQPTSNPVTPKPPYYNILLYSLVPLMLIAGIVICAFWVYRHHKMAYPPVLVPTQDPGPPPPSPLLGLKPLQLLEVKARGRFGCVWKAQLLNEYVAVKIFPIQDKQSWQNEYEVYSLPGMKHENILQFIGAEKRGTSVDVDLWLITAFHEKGSLSDFLKANVVSWNELCHIAETMARGLAYLHEDIPGLKDGHKPAISHRDIKSKNVLLKNNLTACIADFGLALKFEAGKSAGDTHGQVGTRRYMAPEVLEGAINFQRDAFLRIDMYAMGLVLWELASRCTAADGPVDEYMLPFEEEIGQHPSLEDMQEVVVHKKKRPVLRDYWQKHAGMAMLCETIEECWDHDAEARLSAGCVGERITQMQRLTNIITTEDIVTVVTMVTNVDFPPKESSL; encoded by the exons GTGCTATACTTGGTAGATCAGAAACTCAGGAGTGTATTTTCTATAATGCTAATTGGGAAAGAGATAGAACCAATCGAACTGGTGTTGAACCCTGTTATGGTGACAAAGATAAAAGGCGACATTGTTTTGCTACCTGGAAGAATATTTCTGGTTCCATTGAAATAGTGAAGCAAGGTTGTTGGCTGGATGATATCAACTGTTATGACAG GACTGAttgtatagaaaaaaaagacagcccTGAAGTGTATTTTTGTTGCTGTGAGGGCAATATGTGTAATGAACGGTTTTCTTATTTTCCGGAGATGGAAGTCACACAGC CGACTTCAAACCCAGTTACACCTAAGCCACCCTATTACAACATCCTGCTCTATTCCCTGGTGCCGCTCATGTTAATTGCGGGGATAGTGATCTGTGCGTTCTGGGTGTACAGGCATCATAAGATGGCCTACCCTCCTGTACTTGTTCCAACTCAA GACCCAGGaccacccccaccttctccaTTACTAGGTTTGAAGCCACTGCAGTTATTAGAAGTGAAAGCAAGAGGAAGATTTGGTTGTGTGTGGAAAGCCCAGCTGCTCAATGAGTACGTGGCtgtgaaaatatttccaataCAG GACAAACAATCATGGCAAAATGAATATGAAGTTTATAGTTTACctggaatgaagcatgagaacaTATTACAGTTCATTGGTGCGGAAAAACGAGGCACCAGTGTTGACGTGGACCTTTGGCTAATCACAGCATTTCATGAAAAG gGTTCACTGTCAGACTTTCTTAAGGCTAATGTGGTCTCTTGGAATGAATTGTGTCATATTGCAGAAACCATGGCTAGAGGATTGGCATATTTGCATGAGGATATACCTGGCCTGAAAGATGGCCACAAACCCGCCATATCTCACAG GGACATCAAAAGTAAAAATGTGCTGTTGAAAAACAACCTGACAGCTTGCATTGCTGACTTTGGGTTGGCGTTAAAATTTGAAGCTGGCAAGTCTGCAGGTGATACCCATGGACAG GTTGGTACCCGGAGGTATATGGCTCCAGAGGTATTAGAGGGTGCTATAAACTTCCAAAGGGATGCATTTTTGAGGATAGATATGTACGCCATGGGACTAGTCCTATGGGAACTGGCTTCTCGCTGTACTGCCGCAGATG gaCCTGTAGATGAATACATGTTGCCATTTGAGGAGGAAATTGGCCAGCATCCATCTCTTGAAGACATGCAGGAAGTTGTTGTGCATAAAAAAAAGAGGCCTGTTTTAAGAGATTATTGGCAGAAACATGCT ggaATGGCAATGCTCTGTGAAACGATAGAAGAATGTTGGGATCACGATGCAGAAGCCAGGTTATCAGCTGGATGTGTAGGTGAAAGAATCACTCAGATGCAAAGACTAACAAATATCATTACCACAGAGGACATTGTAACAGTGGTCACGATGGTGACAAACGTTGACTTTCCTCCCAAAGAATCTAGTCTATGA